Sequence from the Paenibacillus riograndensis SBR5 genome:
CTGTAAGCCTCCCTTTTGGTTAACTGCTCTCATCTTATCGAAAGGAGCCGCAAAATACCGGCTTTTTGCATCGTAATGTACGATCTGGAGGGTGAACGGTACCTATTCCAGGTTGAATTTCTCCTGAATATCCTGAATTTTGGTTCGTGATAGCGGAATGGTTGATTGAATCTTGTTATCGATCCGGAGCGAATAGGCATTTTTTGACCAGGTTATAATCTCGCGTACCTTCTGCAGATTCACGATGTAGGAACGGTGGCAGCGATAAAATCCGTAAGCCTCCAATTTCTTCTCAGTCTCCAGCATGGTGGCATCCATCGCATATTTCTCGTTGTTAATGACGATCATCGCCTTGCCATCCTGGCTTTCGATGTAATCAATTTCAGGCGGGTCGAACAAAATCATCTTTTCGTCCACTTTTGCTGAAATCTTGAACAGCTTTGCAAACGCCGGCGCAGCTGCGCTTTCCGGCTCAGGCATTGCGGCGTCCTCTTCTGTTTCAACGGGCTTGATGCCGCTTGGCTGAAGCTTGTATACAACGTCCCCAACTAACAGCGCGTGTTCCAGGTTGGATACTAAAATGAGCACGGCTGCCGGCTGCTCTTTCATGGTTTGAAGCATTCGGACAAAGGTATGGATGGTCTTAATATCGGCGCCATGGATGGGCTCGCAGAACACCGCTGATGGAACGCCGCTCATATAATATTTGGCAAAGCAGACCCGCCGGATTTCGGATTCCGAACACTTGTGCAGCGGTTTCTTCGCATCGTGCTGCAGTTCAAACCGGACAAGAATTTCAGATAGCGGCTCCTTGCACCCGAACCATTTGTGGAAAAAGGCAATATTGTTTTCAACCGTAAGACGCATATACAATCCATCCTGATGATCAAAAACCGGGATGTCTGTATTGCTGCGCAGGTCCTTTACCAGTTCATTCTGTATATCGGGATCACTGTAAATAGCCGTAGCTTGGAAATCGCCTACGGCTAGGTAAAACGGGGAGAACGCCCCGCTGGTTAGTATCTCTTGATTAATGACGAAAGGTGCCATTTCTTTACCATCCCATCCTTACTATTAATAGTTTTTTGGTTTTTAATAAAATAACACTATTAATACGCAAAAGCGACTATTCTGTGCCATGCAAATTTGAGCGAATAGTTCTGCTTATTTGAATGAAATGGTTGGGTAAAGTGAGAAATGGGGAGTTATACTTATTTAAGGTGAAGCACGGCCTTGCCGGAAATGTTCCTGTCCAAGAGTTGTTGGGCAACGCTGCTAATTTCTGTCCATGGTGCTTCGACAGCGATTTTCGGTTTCAAACAACCGGTTGAGACCAGGTTGGTCAGAATAGCCAGATCGGATGCAGCCGGGTGACGTGTGAGCTCCTCACCGAGAAAAAATCCGTACAGCGTTCGTCCACCGTTGGTTATGAAATTACTCATATCAAGTGTTGACGAAGGTGATGAGGAAAATCCCACTGCTATGCAGGAACCTTGTACGGCAAGCAGCTGTACCAAAGCAGCCAGTGTATCGCCGCCTACTGAGTCAATAATTAAGTCATAGGGTCCGAACTGGCTCACATGTGAAGGAACTGAAGCACCAACAAGGACTTCATTTGCTCCGGCTTCCAGCACGAGTTCAGCTTTTTCTTCTGTACTGGCTATTCCGACATTGAAGGCTCCGGATAATTTGGCCAGCTGATGAGCAAACAAGCCAACGCCTCCCGTCGATCCTGTGATGAGCACGCGCTTGCCAAGCAACAGACCTCCTTTTCGCAGTGCATTCAGTGCTGTCAAACCAGCAACTGGCAGAGTAGCGGCTTCAGCAAACCTAACGTTGTCAGGAATTTCAGCAAGAGCAGAGGAAGGGACGGCAATCCGTTCGCCCCAGGCACCCATGGGTAATAAACCAACCACACGTGCTCCTGCTTTGGGACCATTCCCCATCTCAGCTGATTTTGCTACCACTCCGGCAAAATCCCAGCCAAGCCGGGAAGAAGTCCTTTGGTTGACGGCATCTTTTATTTCCCCGCGGTTCAGAGAAATAGCATGCACCTCTACAATAGATTCCCAAGGCTGTGCCTGAGGGGGGGCTACCTCTTGAATGGTTAAATTAGACGGGGAATTTGGATCACTAACTATCGCACGTATCATTTATCAATCTCTCCTTTGTTCTGGCTACCTTGATAGGCTCTGCTTATCTTGATCTTAGTTTTCATTCAAGAGTATACTCATAGGAGATTTTCAAACCAAGTGTAGAACTACACCTTGATATAAGTAGGAGGGGATAGATGTGCATACAAAAAATACGAGACTACAGCAGCTTTTATACATGATTGAACAATTCCGCATTGCCCGCCAACGGGAGATATCTCTGGGGAAATACATGCCTTGGAAGCGATTTACTCAACAGGAGTTGAACGATGAGGCCTGTGCAACATATAAGAATTTGCTAGTTGGCCGCTCTCTTCGTATACCGGATCGCAATCGTATTCTCACCATTGCCGATTATTTGGAACTTAGCTCTGACGGGCGCAACGATTTGTTGCTGGCAGCCGGATATCTGCCGATCCAGACAGAAATATCCGGGAACGCATTAGAGCAGGCAATCGGACAGGCGCAGCATACGATGAATGTGCTGCCTTATCCTGCGATGATTGTTACACATACAGAAGATATTAAGGGATATAATGAGTCTTTTCGCCGCTTGTTTGGTTTTCCTGAGAGCCATGCTTACGATCATCTGATGAATCGGATCGACTTGCATTTTAATCCGGATCTGCCTGTATACCTCCGTTCTACGTTTGACCGCTCATCCTTTGAGATGTGGAAAACTCATGCTGTCCAAGGAATTAGGCTGTTTAAGAACAATCATATACTTTCCCGCTATGACGATTGGTATCAAAGGGTCTTAAACCGATTTGAACATTATCTTGCTGAAGAGCAATGGCTAGAGGACGCCTTGGTCACCGGGGATATAGACAATGGGGAGTTGACGCAGACCCTATTAACCAGAAGTGAGAGTAACGGCGAGTTCATCCCCATTCAGTATAAGCAGGTTTCGATTACTACGGGGAATTTGATGACTCCCAAAGTGCAAGTCTTTTTACCCGTAGATGACGCTGCACGCCGGATATTTGAAGAACTGGGATGTCATGTGAATGAAGAGCTAAGATAAAATATGAAGCTATCATATTACAAAAACACCGCCTTAGTGAGACTATGGGCGGTGTTTTTGTGCCATATTAAAGATGATTTCGGCCATTTCATTTGCCGGCATAGCCGATACATAAGATTAAAATAGTCCAATCCCGGATAGCCAGATTGTCCAATTCACCTGCGCTCAATCTCAAGTTATAATGAAAGCGCAACCATTCAGAATCTATTTCCATTTCAATTGATTGGGCAATATGGGCAATAAAATTATATAAAAATGCAATGGAGGTTTCACACGATGTCTACACTAAAGCTTAAATGGTTCTCCAGTACGGAGCTGGCGCCCTGGACTGAACGTGACGTGCCGGAGACGCAAGCTCCTGGAGCAGAGAACACTGCGGCGGCAAACCTGACGTTTACAGGCGACACCTATCAAACGCTGGAGGGTTTTGGCGGCTGCTTCAATGAACTGGGTTATGTCGCGCTGGGCCATCTCACGGATGAGGAACGGGCCAAAGTGATGCATAATTTGTTCCATCCCGAGGGAGAACAGCGCTTCAGCATTTGCCGGCTGCCGATCGGGGCCAGTGATTATGCGCTGGACTGGTATAGCTTGAATGAAACGGATGGCGATTATGCCATGGAGCATTTCTCTATAGAACGTGACCGGAAGCTGTTGATTCCTTATATTAAGGAAGCTCTGGCGCTGAACCCGGAGCTTAAATTATTTGCTTCGCCCTGGAGTCCGCCGACGTGGATGAAATTCCCCAAGGCTTATAATTACGGTACGCTCCGCTGGGAGCCGGAGATTCTGGCCGCTTACGCGCTTTACTTCGTGAAGTTCGTTGAGGCGTACCGGGCCGAGGGGATCACCATTCACCAGGTGCATGTACAGAACGAAGTGGTTGCCGATCAGAAATTCCCGTCCTGTGTCTGGACCGGGGAGCAGCTGAAGATTTTTATCCGCGATTATCTCGGACCGGCGTTCAGGCAGCATGGGCTGGATACGGAAATCTGGCTGGGCACCATCAACGCCCCGGAGCCGTGGGATGAATGGCTGAAGAAGAAATCGAGCGATCACGATGCTTTTGCCGGAGTGGTGCTGGGTGATCCCGAGGCCTACAAGTACGTCAAGGGCGTTGGCTATCAATGGGCCGGCAAGCATGCGATCCAGCGGACGGTCCAGAGCTACCCCGAACTGCGGTACATGCAGACCGAAAATGAATGCGGCGACGGCGAGAACACCTGGTTCTACGCCAAGTATATTTTTGGCCTGTATCAGCATTATTTCATGAACGGTGTAAATGCCTATATTTACTGGAATATGGCACTTGAGCCGAAAGGGCGCAGCACCTGGGGCTGGGAGCAGAACTCCATGCTGACCATCGACCCCGTATCGGGACAAGCCATTAACAATCCGGAGTACTATGTAATGAAGCATTTCTCCCGCTTCGCTTCTCCGGCTTCGGTAAGAGCAGGGCTTAAAGGACCATGGAGCGGACATGCCATCGCGTTCCGCACGCCGGAGAGCGAAAGGGTGCTCGTTATTGCCAATCCCTACAAAGAAGCGCGGATGCTGCATTTAGACAGCGGATCAGCACAGTATTCTCTTCAGCTTGAAGCGGAATCTTTTCACACCCTTGTGCTTAGTGAATAGGCAGTTTTCTCTTAGAACTAACATCCGGTTTACCGGGCGTTAGTTTTTTACTGCAAATTTGCTGCAAGCTGCAAGCTGTCCCTCTATACTTTGAGAAAGGAAGCGGTTTCTTCTAAAGGAAGAGGAGACCGCTTCTGTCTATATTAATCTGCTCTGCCTTGGGTAAACTACGGCGTGAGAAACAAGGAGGCTGGGGCGTGTTATGTTTGCCAAATGGATGATGAAGCTGTCCGGTCCTTTCCGGCGCAGTATCCGCAATAAGCTCATTCTGACGATGATTCTTCTGGCCACCCTGCCCATTGTAGCCATAACGGGGCTTGCCGCCGAGAACAGCCGCCGCTCCATGGAGACCGAAGTCATTAATACGAATCTTTCCAATATGAAATGGACAGGCGTTTATTTGGGCGACCAGTTCACCCAGCTTAACAATCTGATCTACACAGTGATGATCAGTCCGCATTTAAGCGATTATCTGGCAAGCGCCGAAGAGCCGAATCTGTCCAGCCAGTTCACTGCACAGCGGAATATTATTGATACCTTGACGAATCTGTTCTACTCAGCCGGGAATCATGTGGTCGGGGTGGAGATGTATTTGAAGGAATACAACAAGCTGTTCACTGTCAATGCCTCAAGGAATGATATCCAGTCACCGGCAGTTGTTCCGGCTCCCTATAAGCAGCTGTTCGACCGGGACAAGGACTTCATGATCACTACGGACAGCAGTGATGGGACCAAGTTCCAGCTCATCCGCAGCATTAACCGTTTTGAGAATCAGGAGAAGCTGGGCGGCATTTCACTACAGATCCGCTGGGGGGTGCTCGACCAGACACTGGACCTGCTGGGGCGGGGAAACGAGCATACGGTATTTATCGCCGGGGCTGACGGCAAGGTGCTGTACCAGCCCTGGGGCAGCGCCCCGGCTTCCGGAACCTTGTCCCGTATCGCAGACACCGGCGAGAGCCAGGGATATTTTCGCAGCGACCATGAATATGTGTTCTACAATACCATTGATCCCGTGGGCCTGAAGCTGGTAACAGTAATCCCTGACAGCTTTATTAACCAGAGTGCAATGGCGACAATGAACTTCGGTTTGATCGTAGGCGCTGTCTCCATAGGCGTGGCAGTCCTGGTTGCCGTTGTTCTTGCCTGGCGGCTGGCTACGCCAATCGTCAATCTTGCCCGTTACGTTCAGGGCTTCGGCATGATGAAGGAGCGGGAGGTTCGTCTTAGCAACCGTGTGGATGAGATCGGCTTGCTGGAGACGAAGCTGGATCAAATGTCGCATCGCATCCGTGAGCATATCCGCACGGAATATATAATCAGCCTGGAGAAAAAGAGCAGCGAGCTTAAGGCGCTGCAGGCGCAGATCAACCCGCATTTCCTGCAGAATACGCTGCAGATGATTGGCAGCATGCTGTTCAAGAACAGTCCGGCGGAAAGCTACGGAGTGCTGCGCTCGTTAAGCGATATGTTCCGTTATATCATCCGTGAGCCGGAGGATCTGGCGCCGCTGCGGGCGGAGCTGAACCATTTGAACAACTACATGCAGATCCAGCAGCAGCGCTTCGCTGCCCGGCTGGACTACAGGCTCCAGGTGGATGAAGGAGCGCTGAACAGCTTAATTCCAAAGCTTACCCT
This genomic interval carries:
- a CDS encoding sensor histidine kinase, translating into MFAKWMMKLSGPFRRSIRNKLILTMILLATLPIVAITGLAAENSRRSMETEVINTNLSNMKWTGVYLGDQFTQLNNLIYTVMISPHLSDYLASAEEPNLSSQFTAQRNIIDTLTNLFYSAGNHVVGVEMYLKEYNKLFTVNASRNDIQSPAVVPAPYKQLFDRDKDFMITTDSSDGTKFQLIRSINRFENQEKLGGISLQIRWGVLDQTLDLLGRGNEHTVFIAGADGKVLYQPWGSAPASGTLSRIADTGESQGYFRSDHEYVFYNTIDPVGLKLVTVIPDSFINQSAMATMNFGLIVGAVSIGVAVLVAVVLAWRLATPIVNLARYVQGFGMMKEREVRLSNRVDEIGLLETKLDQMSHRIREHIRTEYIISLEKKSSELKALQAQINPHFLQNTLQMIGSMLFKNSPAESYGVLRSLSDMFRYIIREPEDLAPLRAELNHLNNYMQIQQQRFAARLDYRLQVDEGALNSLIPKLTLQPITENAFFHGLERQEGPWELEVKVSRTGEDTLIVIRDNGVGLEPDKLAELQRRLTSRSGKLWTYGERIGLSNVASRIHLHFGGSYGIQVESREGQGTTVTVTIPL
- a CDS encoding zinc-binding dehydrogenase, which encodes MIRAIVSDPNSPSNLTIQEVAPPQAQPWESIVEVHAISLNRGEIKDAVNQRTSSRLGWDFAGVVAKSAEMGNGPKAGARVVGLLPMGAWGERIAVPSSALAEIPDNVRFAEAATLPVAGLTALNALRKGGLLLGKRVLITGSTGGVGLFAHQLAKLSGAFNVGIASTEEKAELVLEAGANEVLVGASVPSHVSQFGPYDLIIDSVGGDTLAALVQLLAVQGSCIAVGFSSSPSSTLDMSNFITNGGRTLYGFFLGEELTRHPAASDLAILTNLVSTGCLKPKIAVEAPWTEISSVAQQLLDRNISGKAVLHLK
- a CDS encoding response regulator transcription factor, with the translated sequence MAPFVINQEILTSGAFSPFYLAVGDFQATAIYSDPDIQNELVKDLRSNTDIPVFDHQDGLYMRLTVENNIAFFHKWFGCKEPLSEILVRFELQHDAKKPLHKCSESEIRRVCFAKYYMSGVPSAVFCEPIHGADIKTIHTFVRMLQTMKEQPAAVLILVSNLEHALLVGDVVYKLQPSGIKPVETEEDAAMPEPESAAAPAFAKLFKISAKVDEKMILFDPPEIDYIESQDGKAMIVINNEKYAMDATMLETEKKLEAYGFYRCHRSYIVNLQKVREIITWSKNAYSLRIDNKIQSTIPLSRTKIQDIQEKFNLE
- a CDS encoding glycoside hydrolase family 30 protein, which encodes MSTLKLKWFSSTELAPWTERDVPETQAPGAENTAAANLTFTGDTYQTLEGFGGCFNELGYVALGHLTDEERAKVMHNLFHPEGEQRFSICRLPIGASDYALDWYSLNETDGDYAMEHFSIERDRKLLIPYIKEALALNPELKLFASPWSPPTWMKFPKAYNYGTLRWEPEILAAYALYFVKFVEAYRAEGITIHQVHVQNEVVADQKFPSCVWTGEQLKIFIRDYLGPAFRQHGLDTEIWLGTINAPEPWDEWLKKKSSDHDAFAGVVLGDPEAYKYVKGVGYQWAGKHAIQRTVQSYPELRYMQTENECGDGENTWFYAKYIFGLYQHYFMNGVNAYIYWNMALEPKGRSTWGWEQNSMLTIDPVSGQAINNPEYYVMKHFSRFASPASVRAGLKGPWSGHAIAFRTPESERVLVIANPYKEARMLHLDSGSAQYSLQLEAESFHTLVLSE